The Bacillus sp. FJAT-27916 genomic interval AAAGGGGACGTGTAGTATATGCCAGCAGGTACACATACAGTACAATTACCAGTAGGAATCGAAGAAATATGGACATTCGTGAGCGATATGGATAAGTGGGCGCCGCTTGTTCCAGGATATATCGAGCATGAAATCATCAATGACCGTGAATCCACTTGGGCATTCAAAGGAGACCTTGGATTCATGAAGAAAACTGTTAAGTTGAAAATCGATATTACTGAATGGAAAGAGCCAACGACAGTAACGTTTAATTTGAAGGGTCTATCTGATAATTTCAAGGGCGGCGGCTATTTCCAAGCAGAAGCTATTGATGAAAATAACACACAAATGACGGGCAATCTTGATATTACAGCAGGCGGTGCGATGGGGCCGATGGTCAATACAATCCTGAAGAATTTCGTGCCGAAAACGGCTGAAGAGCTGACCGTTGCGGTAGCGGATAAAATCAGGGAAGTTAATGGCGTTTCCTTATAAGAATAATGATATGGGCCGGGGGCAAACAATGCTTCCGGTCTTTTTCTTATTTGGTTAGAACCTCTTTTTGAATATAGTGGATAAATTCGGCCTGATCATAGGAGATAAAGAGGGGTTCCTTGGAATCAAATAAAACATAGGCAGGTTCTTTTTTTAGGTCAAGACCAGGCAGTCTGTCCGCTGTTTCGGAGAAGTTCTCAGCGTGCTCAATCGCATCAATCAGCGGATAACCGAGTATATCTTCAAAATCTCCATCAGCC includes:
- a CDS encoding CoxG family protein encodes the protein MPAGTHTVQLPVGIEEIWTFVSDMDKWAPLVPGYIEHEIINDRESTWAFKGDLGFMKKTVKLKIDITEWKEPTTVTFNLKGLSDNFKGGGYFQAEAIDENNTQMTGNLDITAGGAMGPMVNTILKNFVPKTAEELTVAVADKIREVNGVSL